From the genome of Brassica napus cultivar Da-Ae unplaced genomic scaffold, Da-Ae ScsIHWf_1269;HRSCAF=1813, whole genome shotgun sequence, one region includes:
- the LOC125596726 gene encoding uncharacterized protein LOC125596726: protein MSSSSSDEVDEYLEEMVDEVVDNFIDSVVDGQANNPKRRAYIERNRQRGHNQLLTDYFNENPTYPSEMFRRRFRMNKSLFLRIVDRLSTEVPYFQQRKNAHGRFGLSALQKCTAAIRMLAYGQSGDTYDEYLRLGESTARLCLENFTTGIIQLFGQEYLRRPNEDDLQRLLDIGEVRGFPGMIGSIDCMHWE, encoded by the coding sequence atgtcttcctcatcaagtgaTGAAGTAGATGAGTATTTAGAAGAAATGGTCGACGAAGTTGTTGATAATTTCATCGACTCAGTAGTTGATGGTCAAGCTAACAACCCGAAGAgacgagcttatatcgaaagaaatcggcAACGTGGACACAATCAACTATTGACCGACTATTTCAACGAAAATCCCACATACCCATCGGAAATGTTTAGGCggcgttttcgaatgaacaagtcattgttccttcgcattgtcgatCGCCTAAGTACTGAAGTGCCATACTTTCAGCAAAGAAAAAATGCTCACGGAAGGTTCGGGCTAtctgcacttcaaaagtgtacggcagctATACGTATGCTGGCATACGGTCAATCGGGAGATAcatatgacgaatatctccgacttggtgaaagTACGGCACGTTtatgtttggaaaatttcaCTACTGGGATAATACAATTGTTTGGACAGGAGTATTTACGAAGACCTAATGAGGATGATCTTCAACGAttactcgatattggagaggtaCGGGGGTTCCCAGGGATGATTggcagcatcgactgtatgcactgGGAGTGA
- the LOC111210705 gene encoding glutathione S-transferase T2-like: MDPFNFNSPGLVNLLVSQSSQTIDLGCSEVPKPASKRKWTTKEDVVLISAWLNTSKDPIVSNEQKAGTFWKRIEEYVNASPLLIGSIPREWSQCKQRWGRVNEQVCKFVGSHEAVLKEQASGQNENDVMKAAHDIFFNDYLVKFSMEHCWREFRFDQKWRSHSFSKDGAKEKRKEPAEEVPADQNVRPPGVKASKAAKRKKHTNEAAFDQIESILAAKNTISKQKILDRLLAKTEATLSPQEVCRSRVAVGGCVRVDVLLVGLSFFWYQVTGSLFDSQVVF; this comes from the exons atGGATCCTTTTAACTTTAACTCTCCCGGGTTGGTTAACCTACTAGTCTCTCAGAGCAGTCAAACAATAGACTTAGGGTGTTCTGAGGTTCCTAAACCGGCGTCAAAGCGAAAGTGGACAACCAAAGAAGACGTTGTCTTGATcagtgcttggttgaacacCAGCAAAGATCCAATCGTGAGTAACGAGCAGAAGGCAGGCACGTTCTGGAAGCGCATAGAGGAGTATGTCAATGCTAGTCCTCTGCTCATTGGCTCCATTCCTAGGGAGTGGAGTcaatgtaagcagaggtggggaaggGTTAATGAGCAGGTCTGCAAGTTTGTTGGAAGCCATGAAGCCGTGCTGAAGGAGCAAGCGAGTGggcaaaatgagaatgatgtcaTGAAGGCTGCCCATGACATCTTCTTTAACGACTATCTTGTCAAGTTCAGTATGGAACATTGTTGGAGGGAGTTTAGGTTTGATCAAAAATGGAGATCACACTCATTCTCGAAAGATGGTGCaaaggagaaaaggaaggaaCCGGCGGAGGAGGTTCCTGCGGACCAAAATGTTAGGCCTCCTGGCGTTAAGGCTAGCAAAGCAGCCAAACGCAAGAAGCACACGAATGAAGCAGCTTTTGATCAGATAGAGAGCATATTAGCTGCGAAAAATACTATATCCAAACAGAAAATCCTTGATCGCTTGCTAGCAAAAACTGAAGCTACACTTTCTCCACAAGAA GtttgcaggtcacgggttgcGGTAGGTGGATGCGTGCGTGTGGACGTGTTGTTAGTAGGTCTCAGCTTCTTTTGGTATCAGGTCACGGGTTCTCTGTTTGATTCACAG GTTGTGTTTTGA